The following coding sequences are from one Nonlabens arenilitoris window:
- a CDS encoding c-type cytochrome has translation MIKRKLHFSAWQFILASVFVTFSTLSVYGQDAATNDGEPAAPVEAAGSGNAAAGEALFKANCASCHKLYKKAVGPALHEVSQKYDREWLYSWIKNSAALIASGDAQALAIYNEYNQTAMNAFPQLSNTDIDNILAYTDTPKPAPTAAVAGATGAEQSTGTADNSLNSIVLAALALILVLLVALLFVVNSTLKRFADANGIQTDFEEEKEVRRPIWKAFAENQFLVLVSAVFLLLASAYFAYGALMSVGVDQGYAPVQPIHYSHRIHAGTSQIECKYCHSSARESKHSGIPSLNVCMNCHKSIGEVADATYQEGINEYGIDYNKEIQKLYAATGWDSDEQAFTGETQPVRWVRIHNLPDLAYFNHAQHVTAGNIACQQCHGPVEEMEVMYQYSPLTMGWCINCHRETNVDLANNGYYEKIHEELSKQRGGKQLTIADLGGLECGKCHY, from the coding sequence ATGATAAAAAGGAAATTACATTTTTCCGCTTGGCAATTTATACTTGCATCTGTTTTTGTAACGTTTTCTACATTAAGCGTTTACGGTCAGGATGCAGCCACGAATGATGGCGAGCCAGCGGCACCTGTTGAAGCAGCCGGTTCTGGAAATGCAGCGGCAGGAGAGGCTTTGTTTAAAGCAAACTGTGCGTCTTGTCACAAACTTTACAAAAAAGCGGTTGGGCCAGCGTTACATGAAGTATCTCAAAAATATGACCGTGAGTGGTTGTATAGTTGGATTAAAAACTCAGCGGCGTTAATTGCTAGTGGTGATGCACAAGCATTAGCTATTTACAATGAGTATAATCAAACTGCGATGAATGCGTTCCCGCAATTGTCAAATACAGATATTGATAATATTTTAGCTTATACAGATACTCCTAAGCCTGCTCCAACAGCAGCTGTTGCTGGAGCCACTGGAGCTGAGCAATCGACCGGTACCGCAGATAATTCATTAAACAGCATAGTGCTTGCAGCACTAGCTTTAATATTAGTGCTTTTAGTTGCCTTGCTATTTGTAGTAAATAGTACGTTAAAGCGATTTGCAGATGCTAACGGTATCCAAACTGATTTTGAAGAAGAAAAAGAGGTTCGTCGTCCTATATGGAAAGCATTTGCTGAGAATCAATTTTTAGTTCTAGTGAGTGCGGTCTTCTTGTTGTTGGCTAGTGCTTATTTTGCTTACGGTGCTTTAATGTCAGTAGGTGTTGATCAAGGATACGCGCCTGTGCAGCCTATCCATTATTCTCATAGAATACATGCAGGTACTAGTCAGATTGAGTGTAAGTATTGTCACTCTAGTGCTCGTGAGTCTAAACACTCTGGAATACCATCTTTAAATGTATGTATGAATTGTCACAAGTCTATCGGTGAGGTGGCAGATGCAACATATCAAGAAGGTATTAATGAGTATGGTATTGACTACAATAAAGAGATTCAAAAACTATATGCAGCAACTGGATGGGATTCAGATGAGCAAGCCTTTACCGGCGAGACACAACCAGTAAGATGGGTGCGTATTCATAATTTACCAGATCTTGCTTATTTTAACCATGCGCAACACGTTACAGCGGGTAATATCGCGTGTCAACAATGTCATGGTCCTGTAGAGGAGATGGAGGTTATGTATCAATACTCACCATTAACTATGGGATGGTGTATTAACTGTCACAGAGAAACTAACGTAGACCTAGCAAACAATGGGTACTATGAAAAAATTCATGAAGAATTATCTAAGCAACGTGGTGGTAAACAGCTTACTATTGCAGATTTAGGTGGTCTTGAATGTGGTAAATGCCACTATTAA
- a CDS encoding SPOR domain-containing protein → MPKLLNSRIVVTIALMLISSLGIAQQSNQVEETKIESLISKKIVMDKEGKFKDRYTIQLFYGEIEGARKVEAQYKASAMNWESSLEYEAPNFKLWVGSYRNKLDAERALIEIKKDFPNAFILKP, encoded by the coding sequence ATGCCTAAGCTCCTGAATTCAAGAATAGTAGTAACCATTGCTTTAATGTTAATAAGCTCTTTGGGTATCGCTCAACAATCTAATCAAGTTGAAGAAACCAAAATAGAAAGTCTTATTTCAAAGAAAATCGTGATGGACAAGGAAGGAAAATTTAAGGATAGATACACGATTCAGTTATTCTATGGAGAAATAGAGGGCGCTAGAAAAGTAGAAGCGCAATATAAAGCTAGCGCTATGAACTGGGAATCTAGTCTTGAGTATGAAGCACCTAATTTTAAATTATGGGTAGGTAGCTACCGAAATAAACTGGACGCTGAAAGAGCGTTAATAGAAATTAAAAAAGACTTTCCCAATGCATTTATACTAAAACCTTAA